The sequence CTtatgcggagccgccatggtgcaaaagaaaagtgcgcgcaacacgtgTAAAGTGTTGCGCAACTCACAAAAAATCTTGAGACCATGGACTtatgcggagccgccatggtgcaaaagaAAAGTGCACGCAACACGTGTAAAGTGTTGCGCATCGCACAAAAAATCTTGCGACCATGGACTtatgcggagccgccatggtgcaaaagaaaagtgcgcgcaacacgtgTAAAGTGTTGCGCATCGCACAAGAAATCTTGCGACCATGGACTtatgcggagccgccatggtgcaaaagaAAAGTGCACGCAACACGTGTAAAGTTTTGCGCATCGCACAAAAAATCCTGCGACCATGGACTtatgcggagccgccatggtgcaaaagaAAAGTGCACGCAACACGTGTAAAGTGTTGCTCATCGCACAAAAAATCCTGCGACCATGGACTtatgcggagccgccatggtgcaatagaaaagtgcgcgcaacacgtgTAAAGTGTTGCGTAACACACAAAAAATCTTGCGACCATGGACTtatgcggagccgccatggtgcaaaagaaaagtgcgcgcaacacgtgTAAAGTGTTGCGCATCGTACAAAAAATCTTGCGACCCTGGTGCAAAAGAAAAGTGCACGCAACACGTGTAAAGTGTTGCGCATCGCACAAAAAATCCTGCGACCATGGACTtatgcggagccgccatggtgcaaaagaAAAGTGCACGCAACACGTGTAAAGTGTTGCGCATCGCACAAAAAATCCTGCGACCATGGACTtatgcggagccgccatggtgcaatagaaaagtgcgcgcaacacgtgTAAAGTGTTGCGTAACACACAAAAAATCTTGCGACCATGGACTtatgcggagccgccatggtgcaaaagaAAAGTGCGCGCAACTATAGCAAATAAGCTGGCTATGCTAATAGATACACCGCAAGGGTCCATGCAGAATACTTTGGCTATGCTAAATTGATCCTCGTGATTAAAGCTTCGCGGATTAGCATCGCATATAAGCATCACAAATAAAGTATATTAGAATATATGGTGATATATTTGAACCGACCATGATAATTGTGGTATAGGCCACAATCTCGTATTATATATTACCGGATCAAATGAAAACGACTTGTGGCTGATATTTAAAAATGTTAAATTATTAACCATACTCAGAATGTTTATCGTGAAATATATGACATTGCACAATGCAAACGGTGTCAGGTAAACATCACAGCCACGTATTCGTGTGGTTTTCAATAACCGGGTATATATGTTCAAATCTTAACAACACAAGTTATGTCCGCAATTGGGATGCGTAAAAGAATCCGCGAATAGCTGCGTAAAGGACACAAAGGACTGCGCAAATTAGCCATGAGGGCTGCTGCAAATCAACCGCAATGGTTCCAGCAAAACGTCGCGAAGGCTGCCGCATATCACAATGAAGACTGCTGCAAATCAGCCCCAAAGGCTGCTGCAATTAAGTTGCGAAATGTGGTGTAAATCAGTCTGCGAGACTGCGCAAAGGCTGCTGTAAATTAGCCTCAAAACTGCGCAAAGGCTTGTGTTTTCAAGGCGATAATAGATCCCACCCATGACTACAACCAGGCTTCGCAAAGGGACCCACAAAGGTGCTCAAACCCACGCAAAATCTACGCAAAGGCCACACAAAGGGATGTAATCAGGCTGCGTAAGGCCGCGCACAGAGGCGAGCAAAAGGCTGTACGAGAGCGCGCAAAGAACCACAAATGGGGGCGCGAAAGACTGGAAAGCACTGCACAGAGTACCGTCCGAATAACCGTGCGAATGGATGCTCAAAGAGCTGCGTAAAGTGCGCAAAGGACTGCACAAATTAGCTGTGAGGCCTGCCGCATAACTGTGCGATGCACAAGCGAGGCACGACAGCGACAAAGGCTGATTAAGTCCTCGTGAAAAGAAAGAAAAAACCTCGCAAAATAAGCCTCACGGGTTAAGCTTCAAACCTCAATTGAAATTTCATAAATAATGGTTAATCTATAATGAATGAAGAGCACGTCAAAAAGCTTATATCTCTCCCTTTAATAGGGGTATATACAGTGAGGTTTATTCTAAGAATAAATTGCATTTATCCCTCAAGATCAATTCCAATTTCACAAATATTTGGTTATTAAGTCGCTAAAATCTACAACCAATTATCGTATGAATGCATCTCAAAGATTTCAAACAACACAACTGTGACAAGCCACTACACGTAATGACAAAAGTACTCCGTGTTATTGTATAAGTGATTGTGAGatccgacatatatatatataaaaaaagaacatcaataaaaaaaaaaaaaaaaaaaagaaagcttACAACCGGATCCGATGATACGAACGTTAGAGTCTttgttcgactctcaatgaaagcaccacttgatcatgtatATTTCCGTCTAGGGCTAAGAACATGCATGAGAGCATTAGAGGGGGTTTTATTAGATTCAACGAcgttaacctccggtccggttaccgtgataaccctagccgagatgatgatctcgggagggtggctaacGGCCGACCGCCGGCCAATGGACGGCGCCGATTGGCGGCAAAGGGGAAAACCCTACCGAGagtggtaggtaaaaaccctagcatAGAATGTGTCCCTAATTGATGGATGTCCCCTCTATTTATAAGAGGGAATTAGGGTTTGGAGGAAGACTTAATAGCGGCCCATGGACCAAGCCCAACTACTAGGCTCGATGGGTACCGCCCATCATCAAAATGCAACAGTTAATTTGGGACAACGGGAGTACATTTTATTTTTAAGGACAGACATTATATTGGCTTCATGAAATTAAGTCTTCGGATAGCTACGATCGCTGACTGTATTTTTTTGTAACTTTATTCTCTTAGTGATGCTGAAGATTTAAACACTGAAACATTGGAACAGCAATACTTGAAGGTTTGAATCAAGGATCTCCATCTTTTAAATAATTCTTCGTTCTTTTATTTAAACGGCTCAAAATCACAAACTATCTGCAGGTGAAGACGAGGACATTAAATAACAACACTTACGAGGGATCTCATGTGATGCAATATGGCACACAGCGTATCAGCAACGAGACCGTTTCGGTGTATCAAGGTTCTTTTACTTGGAACGGGACCTCGAATCCGTTCCAATCATTCGAGTCAATGGGTGTTGTCAACCAAAGAGATGCAGATGTTTATTCAATGTGGCATATGGTATTTTATTACAAAAGACTTGGATCTATTGATCCTTtgtataataaaattattatttttttatgccattccaaaaaaaaaaaaaaattgatgtaaATTTTTTGTTCTAAAGTACAAGAGATCAACCGGAGATTCACAACAGAAAGAAGAATTACTAAAGAAAATTAAGGAAATAACGGCGCATAGGGCACATTTGGATAGTAGTATCGATATAATCAGGGGCAAGTTATTACAAGGAGAAAAAGCAGTTAAGCGTACCGAAGGAATGGCCCTTGTGGACAATTGGGACTGTCTTAAAACCATGGTAAACGATAAATAACTTGATCTTAAATCTTAATTTCTCCTTCGTTATATCTTCATATTGGATTTTTGGTTTAACTTTATGAACGTTTGAATGAATAAGGTGCGAACGTTTGAGACGCATTGTGGATCATTGACTCAGTATGGTATGAAACATACACAGACGTTTGCTGACGCGTGCAACAATAATATTAGCAAGGAAGCTATGGATGAAGCTGCAAAGGCATCATGTAGCTCGTACAACATGGGACAATGGGATCCTGCAATTGTTGGTTATATTGCATGATTAATAATGCTACTAATGCTATAATACATTGGATgagatatatatatttgtattttcgtACTATTAGCTCTAGTATAGAATAATGGTGACAATTAATAAGCAACTAATACTGATGAGAATCAGTGATGAATAAGATTCATAATTAAGCTGATCAATGCTGGAATTGTGCGGATGATCTGTTTTTGTAAACACTTATTTTTCTTGGATGTGATTGGAAAGAACACGTTAATTGTGTTGGAGTAATTGGTTTGTAGGTTTAATATTTAAGTTAGTACTTTAGTTACTGAAATAATAAAGTGttagtattagttttattaaataaatggtTTGCTAGATGGTTTGAAATGGTAGTATTTTGTTGACCGAAAATCATGGAAGAATTGGTAGATGCACGTTGGTTTAAAGATTGTACCGGTTCTAAAGGTAGCTAAGAGAGTAGTGTGTTAGTTCCTACTTTTTTGCTGTAGCTTGGCTATATATAGCCTCCTTTATTTGTTAATGAAAAGTGTACTCTCATTCCAATATTTCTTTTTGTTTACAATTCTTTTCCCTCTTTAGCATACAACAAATTACACAGCCTGTATTTTCTTGTTTCTTTTGTGATCTGATAAGGACCTACCTTACACTTGGTATCTAGAGCTTAGGCTTCATGAAGAAAGACAAGCAGTAGAAGGCTGATATGTTAACAGTTAATATCAGCAGTAAATCTACGTAGCAGTTAGTTTCAGCAGAAAATAGCAGTTAATTGCAGTCAATAGCAGTCAACATTTGAAGCAGAAATCAGTCCGGGCAGTAACAAGAAGAAGAAGCAGATTTGCAGTCATTAAATAGCAGAGAATAGTAGCAGTGAAGCGAGCAATTACAGTAAgcagtatatatataaaaaatagaaaGGTAGCAGATAACATCATAGCAGTAGCAGCAGACAAGACGCACGAAGGAACAATTCTTGAAAAGAAATGGCAGAAAACGACCGATCTCTAACCGTTCGTGAGCAAGGAACCGTACCAATTCAATGTCCTAAATTAACCGAGACCAATTACACCACATGGTCTATTATGATCGAAACCGTGCTAAGGGCATATGGACATTGGGATGCAATAACCGAAGATGAAGTTGATGAGAAGAAAAATTATACTACCAAAGGTATAATTTATCAAACCCTACCGGAAGATGTTCTTTTGCAAGTTTCCAAACACAAGAATGTAAAAAGATTGGGAATCAATCAAAACTCGATTTGTAGGGGCTGAATTGGTTCAAAAGGCAAGGTTGCAAACGTTGAGAAACGAATTCCAGATGCTAAAAATGAAGGACAACGAATCAATCAATGACTTTTCGGGCAAGATAAATAGTATCGTTGCTAAATTCAAAAGTCTTGGTTCTACTCTTGAAGAGGAGGTGATTGTAAGAAAGTTTCTCAATTCGGTTCCAATGAAATACTTGCCAATTGTAGCTCCCATTGAACAATATTTGGACCTTGCTAAAATACCATTTGAAGAGGCGGTTGGAAGGGTGAAAGCTTATGAAGAAAGATTTCAAGGTcatgaagaaaaagatgaagaacaaaATAAACTTTTGTTGGCAAGTGAACAAAGGTATGGTGAAAGCAGTGGACGCGGAAGGGGGCGTGGAAGGAGCTATGGTCGAGGCCGAGGAAGAGGCTCGGGTCGAGGTGACAAGAGTGGTTTTAGGTTCTATGAGTGTGGAGAGTATGGACACTTCAAAAATGAATGCACAAATTGGAACGACAAAGAAGTTAACTTGATTCCTGAAGAAGAACCGACACTCCTTTGATGAAAATACAAACCAATTAGGAGGGTGATTGTTGGAGTAATTGGTTTGTGGGTTTAATATTTAAGTTAGTACTTTAGTTACTGAAATAATAAAGTGTTAgtgttagttttattaaataaatggtTTGTTAGATGGTTTGAAATGGTAGTATTTTGTTGACCGAAAATCATGGAAGAATTGGTAGATGCACGTTGGTTTTAAGATTGTACCGGTTCTAAAGGTAGCTAAGAGAGTAGTGTGTTAGTTCCTACTTTTTTGTTGTAGCTTGGCTATATATAGCCTCCTTTATTTGTTAATGAAAAGTGTACTCTCATTCCAATATTTCTTTTTGTTTACAATTCTTTTCCCTCTTTAGCATACGACAAATTACACAGCATGTATTTTCTTGTTTCTTTTGTGATCTGATAAGGACCTACCTTACAAATTGGCTGTAGCTTTAATTTGGTGAATCATAATTGAAacttgttggtgcataatcccaaaTTCTATCATTGTAATATGTTCTATTCGTATTGTGTTTGATATTTTAATCGTGTAAGGATATTGTCATTTATACATTGTGTTTGGTTTGATTAAAAGTAATGACATAAAATGGTTCGATCTATTTGGTTGGCAGCTCAGaacatcgaccgatggtagagaccatcggtcgagggacgaaCACCACCGATCgtaggtcagagaccaccggccgatggtcactgtgatGGT comes from Rutidosis leptorrhynchoides isolate AG116_Rl617_1_P2 chromosome 4, CSIRO_AGI_Rlap_v1, whole genome shotgun sequence and encodes:
- the LOC139840690 gene encoding uncharacterized protein: MAENDRSLTVREQGTVPIQCPKLTETNYTTWSIMIETVLRAYGHWDAITEDEVDEKKNYTTKGAELVQKARLQTLRNEFQMLKMKDNESINDFSGKINSIVAKFKSLGSTLEEEVIVRKFLNSVPMKYLPIVAPIEQYLDLAKIPFEEAVGRVKAYEERFQGHEEKDEEQNKLLLASEQRYGESSGRGRGRGRSYGRGRGRGSGRGDKSGFRFYECGEYGHFKNECTNWNDKEVNLIPEEEPTLL